The following are encoded together in the Blautia obeum ATCC 29174 genome:
- a CDS encoding GNAT family N-acetyltransferase, translating to MNNKKNLKMKPVGSEYMEQYNALLRYVFQVTEQELSSIGWQEREIIRAKFPTMEKADVIGWFDNDTLVSQVAVYPMHVRIFGQTYAMGGLTGVGTYPEYSNMGLMHKLLEQALKNMKERGQDICYLYPYSIPYYRRKGWEIISDKISYEIKDYQLPKNHQVPGDVRRVDTEGEELKETYKRYAMRTHGAILRDDLAWNEYWLWDSDDIMAAVYYNEKNEPDGYVIYWIAKEVFHIKDMIFNNEEARTGLWNFVAAHFSMINQVEGDTYTDEPLAFLLEDASIKEVISPYYMGRIVDFVSFIEKYPFKPSVLDREWKFRLVDPIMECNQGNFHLIISRDGHGQVMRIMEPCEDTINIQTMTTMLMGYKRPEYLAKIGRIQAAEWTIDMLEDAIEQQTPYISDYF from the coding sequence ATGAATAACAAAAAGAATCTCAAAATGAAACCCGTAGGCAGTGAATACATGGAGCAGTATAATGCACTTCTTCGTTATGTATTTCAGGTAACTGAGCAGGAGCTGAGTTCCATTGGATGGCAGGAGAGAGAAATTATCCGTGCCAAATTTCCTACCATGGAAAAGGCAGATGTTATAGGATGGTTTGATAATGATACCCTGGTTTCTCAGGTGGCAGTTTATCCGATGCATGTACGGATCTTTGGGCAGACTTATGCGATGGGCGGTCTTACCGGTGTAGGAACCTACCCGGAATATTCCAACATGGGGCTGATGCACAAGCTTCTGGAACAGGCACTCAAGAATATGAAAGAGCGTGGACAGGATATCTGTTATCTTTACCCTTATTCCATACCGTATTACAGACGCAAAGGCTGGGAAATCATTTCTGATAAGATTTCCTATGAAATCAAGGATTATCAGCTCCCGAAGAATCATCAGGTTCCGGGGGATGTCCGCCGTGTGGATACGGAGGGAGAAGAGCTGAAAGAAACCTACAAGCGTTATGCCATGAGAACACATGGTGCGATCCTTCGTGATGATCTGGCATGGAATGAGTACTGGTTGTGGGATTCTGATGATATCATGGCAGCAGTATATTATAATGAAAAAAATGAGCCGGATGGTTATGTGATCTACTGGATCGCCAAAGAAGTATTTCATATTAAAGATATGATCTTTAATAATGAGGAGGCAAGGACAGGTCTCTGGAACTTTGTGGCAGCTCATTTTTCCATGATCAATCAGGTAGAAGGCGATACATATACAGATGAACCGCTGGCATTCCTTCTGGAAGATGCGAGTATCAAAGAAGTGATTTCTCCATATTATATGGGTAGGATCGTTGATTTTGTTTCTTTCATTGAGAAATATCCGTTTAAACCAAGTGTACTTGACCGGGAATGGAAATTCCGCCTGGTCGATCCGATCATGGAATGTAATCAGGGAAATTTCCATCTGATAATCTCAAGGGATGGTCATGGACAGGTTATGCGGATCATGGAGCCATGCGAAGATACGATCAATATTCAGACAATGACCACTATGCTGATGGGCTACAAACGTCCGGAATATCTTGCAAAGATTGGACGTATTCAGGCAGCAGAGTGGACGATTGATATGCTTGAGGATGCGATCGAGCAGCAGACTCCGTATATATCAGATTATTTTTAA
- the hpf gene encoding ribosome hibernation-promoting factor, HPF/YfiA family, producing MKFIISGKNITVSQGLKTAVEDKLGKLERYFTPDTEVVVTLSVEKERQKIEVTIPMKGNIIRSEQVSNDMYVSIDLVEEVIERQLRKYKNKIVDKQQAAANFQKEYLDKDYEEDEEVKIIRTKKFGIKPMYPEDACVQMELLGHNFFVFFNAETEQVNVVYKRKGNTYGLIEPEF from the coding sequence ATGAAATTTATTATTAGTGGAAAGAACATCACAGTTTCCCAGGGACTCAAGACCGCAGTAGAGGATAAACTCGGCAAACTGGAACGGTATTTTACTCCTGACACAGAAGTGGTAGTAACTTTAAGTGTCGAAAAAGAAAGACAGAAAATCGAAGTAACGATCCCGATGAAAGGAAATATCATCAGATCCGAACAGGTAAGCAATGATATGTATGTATCCATTGACCTGGTTGAAGAAGTCATCGAACGTCAGCTTCGTAAATACAAAAATAAAATCGTTGATAAACAGCAGGCAGCTGCAAACTTCCAGAAAGAGTATCTGGATAAGGATTATGAAGAAGATGAAGAGGTTAAGATTATCCGTACCAAGAAATTTGGAATCAAACCTATGTATCCGGAAGATGCATGCGTACAGATGGAACTCCTGGGACATAACTTTTTCGTATTCTTTAATGCAGAGACTGAACAGGTCAATGTAGTATACAAACGTAAAGGAAACACATACGGTTTAATTGAACCGGAATTTTGA
- a CDS encoding glycosyltransferase family 2 protein, which translates to MRKKISVVIPTYNEEANVVPLSQAIIEVMEKDLSEYDYEILFIDNHSKDNTKALLRGLCANNRKIKAIFNAKNFGQARSPVYGMKQAYGDCVVRMCADFQDPVDMIPKFVREWEKGTKIVIGVKSASKERRGMYLVRECYYRLINKITDIDHIDQFTGFGLYDRKFVDVVRDLHDPMPYLRGIIAELGFDYKAIEYTQPKRRAGKSKNNFYSLYDYAMIGITSYSKVVMRLATFAGFIIGGLSLAAAVVYLVLKLMYWDRFSAGVAPMVIGMFFLGALQLFFIGLLGEYVLSINTRVLDRPLVVEEERLNFDEPEEDEE; encoded by the coding sequence ATGAGAAAGAAAATTTCGGTGGTAATTCCCACCTATAACGAAGAGGCAAATGTGGTTCCTCTGTCACAGGCGATTATAGAGGTTATGGAGAAAGACCTCAGTGAATATGATTATGAGATCCTGTTTATAGACAACCATTCAAAAGATAATACAAAAGCGCTTCTTCGCGGACTATGTGCAAATAACAGAAAGATCAAGGCAATCTTTAATGCAAAAAATTTCGGGCAGGCAAGATCACCGGTGTATGGAATGAAACAGGCATATGGTGACTGTGTGGTACGTATGTGCGCAGATTTTCAGGATCCGGTAGACATGATCCCCAAATTTGTCCGGGAGTGGGAAAAGGGAACAAAGATTGTAATTGGAGTGAAGAGTGCAAGTAAGGAACGCCGTGGTATGTACCTGGTGCGTGAATGCTATTACAGACTGATCAACAAGATTACAGATATTGATCATATTGATCAGTTTACCGGCTTTGGTCTGTATGACAGAAAATTTGTGGATGTTGTGCGTGATCTGCATGATCCGATGCCGTATCTTCGAGGCATTATTGCTGAACTGGGATTTGACTATAAAGCGATTGAATATACACAGCCAAAGCGGCGCGCAGGAAAAAGCAAAAATAATTTCTACAGTCTTTATGATTATGCAATGATCGGAATTACTTCTTATTCTAAAGTGGTGATGAGACTGGCAACTTTTGCGGGCTTTATCATTGGGGGACTCAGCCTGGCAGCAGCAGTGGTCTATCTGGTCCTCAAACTCATGTACTGGGATCGTTTTTCAGCCGGAGTTGCACCGATGGTGATCGGTATGTTTTTCCTGGGGGCATTGCAGTTGTTCTTTATCGGACTTCTTGGGGAATACGTTCTGAGCATTAATACCAGAGTTCTTGACAGACCGCTTGTAGTGGAAGAAGAACGCCTGAATTTTGACGAGCCGGAGGAGGACGAGGAATGA
- a CDS encoding NAD-dependent epimerase/dehydratase family protein, which produces MKRIVVTGATSMIGTALIEECIRHDIEVYAVVRAGSSKTKRLPESARIHQIECELEKLEELPAKITGECDTFFHIAWGNTGENRNSSTELQSRNVFYTLKAVRAAHAMGCKRFIGAGSQAEYGPMDVPRIAPDSPVHPTTPYGASKLAANQLSFMLCKELGMEWIWPRIFSVYGIYEKETTMIASGLRKMLKGEKTEFTPAEQRWDYLYSKDAGRAYYLIGEKGRDGAVYCVGSGQAHPLWEYIMQMAELTGADSPGIGARPYPPGAVRNLCADIDSLTKDTGFVPEYTFEEGIKETLCWLESQNTGDRK; this is translated from the coding sequence ATGAAACGAATCGTTGTTACCGGAGCAACCAGTATGATCGGTACAGCATTGATCGAAGAATGTATCAGACATGACATTGAGGTTTATGCAGTTGTACGTGCAGGGTCTTCGAAGACAAAACGTCTGCCGGAGAGTGCACGGATACATCAGATAGAATGTGAACTGGAAAAACTGGAAGAACTTCCGGCGAAGATCACCGGAGAATGCGATACGTTTTTTCATATTGCATGGGGAAATACCGGGGAAAACCGAAACAGCAGTACAGAGCTGCAGAGCAGAAATGTCTTTTATACTCTGAAGGCTGTCCGTGCTGCTCATGCAATGGGATGCAAAAGATTTATCGGAGCAGGTTCACAGGCGGAATATGGACCGATGGATGTTCCGCGGATCGCACCGGACAGTCCGGTACATCCGACGACGCCTTACGGTGCGAGCAAGCTCGCTGCAAACCAGCTTTCTTTCATGCTTTGTAAGGAACTTGGAATGGAATGGATCTGGCCGAGAATTTTCAGTGTGTATGGAATATATGAAAAAGAGACGACAATGATCGCTTCCGGTCTGCGCAAAATGCTGAAAGGTGAAAAAACAGAGTTTACCCCTGCAGAACAGAGATGGGATTATCTTTACAGCAAAGATGCAGGGCGCGCATATTATCTGATCGGCGAAAAAGGCAGAGATGGTGCAGTTTACTGTGTGGGAAGCGGGCAGGCACATCCTCTGTGGGAATATATCATGCAGATGGCGGAACTTACCGGAGCGGATTCACCGGGAATCGGCGCGAGACCATATCCGCCGGGAGCAGTGCGGAATCTGTGTGCAGATATAGATAGTCTTACAAAGGATACTGGATTTGTACCGGAATATACCTTTGAAGAAGGAATAAAAGAAACGCTTTGCTGGCTGGAAAGTCAGAATACAGGAGACAGAAAATAA
- a CDS encoding YfhO family protein — protein MTDTQKKPLWKNELVWLFLLTSGLFAILYSKFILGGYAYVFTDTGADTMQINYAQYGLFSSLFRSGESGYVLQAGLGMDVSSYYPAYLIPYNLLILLAPQRLLPWAVLASAYLKMITISLVGYLFYRKLMQDGIGTMAAALAWTFSGYVILWGQHYGFCTCMALFTVFMYFLQCYLNGEQRWKSAGLVITVTMLLISSYYFLYMIAFFAVFYVFIYSIMQRYSLKRTVGKVAGLGGMGILGVLIGGVALVPIADTFLESARAGVLAAKGTSHLLSPYKGKTLGTIVARFFSNHMLGIDKDYTGYLNYYEGMILAVSILTVFAVSYFIVKKSTRVKALVLTVFLVFLTIMPLTSRILVFTKHSYRWTFMICFVEALVIGCFLQEVFREKNRKTVLTGSILAIVICGGLLAWMYSFKNIKPDHKVTAGVIGFLAVYLILFAVGTSVKKMYRIFPAAVLLVLICELFVLDYPSLWYRESPTRNQVATEYYNDGTKEAVAMLKEQDDSVYRIEKSYTSASENDGMSQGYNGLSVYMSTNPASLVAYHKMYGPETLSGNFVDFNMDDYIRSSLLGTKYLITGTGYHAPQKIYTSVGEAGGRSVFENQYALPFGYLYDKEWNQEEVKEMSGLDKTLASLSGFYYTDAEETSSYQKADLPEQTDLSLLDYADTATDCTMEKGSEGITVSNLGADPNVVFPGVASCFADNDKLYGLSLTVDAPDETEMAVYYQTEGDEGFSAEKVYTFKVTEDNRTWEHLVPGGITELRVDVSSPVESAVINNFELKSCDITESGYTALKESGVDEVTFSDSTYQAQVTNDASENKMLCVPLFYQKGWTAQIDGEDAGVYNINEGMCGVEVPSGTHEIVLKYETPYQNYGVGMTIIGIIIFILAFSQNLYKFFVKLC, from the coding sequence ATGACAGATACACAGAAAAAACCACTGTGGAAAAACGAACTGGTATGGCTGTTTCTGCTCACAAGCGGACTTTTTGCCATTTTGTACAGTAAATTTATTCTGGGTGGATATGCCTATGTGTTTACAGATACAGGAGCAGATACCATGCAGATCAATTATGCACAGTATGGACTTTTTTCTTCTCTGTTTCGGAGTGGAGAAAGTGGTTATGTGCTGCAAGCGGGACTGGGAATGGATGTGTCGTCCTATTATCCGGCATATCTGATTCCCTACAATCTTCTGATCCTGCTTGCTCCGCAGAGACTTCTTCCCTGGGCTGTTCTTGCATCTGCCTATCTGAAGATGATAACGATTTCCCTTGTTGGATATCTGTTTTACAGAAAACTGATGCAGGATGGAATCGGAACTATGGCAGCGGCGCTCGCATGGACCTTTTCCGGTTATGTGATTCTCTGGGGACAGCATTACGGCTTTTGTACCTGTATGGCACTGTTTACAGTCTTTATGTATTTTCTTCAGTGTTATCTGAATGGAGAACAGCGCTGGAAAAGTGCAGGGCTCGTGATCACGGTAACGATGCTGCTGATCTCCAGTTATTATTTCCTGTACATGATTGCTTTTTTTGCTGTATTTTATGTCTTTATTTACAGCATCATGCAGCGATATTCCCTGAAACGTACTGTTGGAAAAGTGGCCGGACTTGGCGGCATGGGAATTCTTGGTGTACTGATCGGAGGTGTGGCACTGGTACCGATCGCAGATACATTTCTGGAGAGTGCCAGGGCAGGGGTACTGGCTGCAAAAGGAACTTCTCATTTACTGAGTCCATATAAAGGAAAAACGCTGGGAACGATCGTGGCCAGATTTTTTTCAAATCATATGCTTGGAATTGACAAAGATTATACAGGATATCTCAATTATTATGAAGGAATGATACTTGCGGTCAGTATCCTGACCGTTTTTGCAGTCAGCTATTTTATCGTAAAGAAAAGCACCAGAGTAAAAGCACTGGTTCTTACGGTGTTTCTGGTCTTCCTGACGATCATGCCGCTTACCAGCCGTATTCTCGTATTTACGAAACATTCCTATCGATGGACGTTTATGATATGTTTTGTGGAAGCACTTGTTATTGGGTGTTTCCTTCAGGAGGTATTCAGAGAAAAGAACAGAAAAACAGTTCTGACCGGCAGCATACTTGCCATTGTTATCTGTGGCGGATTGCTGGCATGGATGTACAGCTTTAAAAATATAAAACCGGACCATAAGGTTACGGCAGGAGTAATAGGATTTTTGGCAGTCTATCTGATATTATTTGCAGTTGGAACTTCTGTAAAAAAAATGTACAGAATTTTTCCGGCTGCTGTATTGCTGGTTCTGATATGTGAGTTGTTTGTTTTGGATTATCCGTCTCTGTGGTATCGTGAATCTCCGACCAGAAATCAGGTGGCAACAGAATATTACAATGATGGGACAAAAGAAGCTGTGGCTATGCTGAAAGAGCAGGATGATTCGGTATACCGTATCGAGAAATCCTATACATCGGCATCAGAAAACGATGGAATGAGTCAGGGCTACAATGGACTTTCGGTGTATATGAGCACCAATCCGGCGTCACTGGTTGCTTATCATAAGATGTACGGACCGGAAACACTGTCCGGTAATTTCGTAGACTTCAATATGGATGACTATATCAGGAGTTCTCTGCTGGGAACGAAATATCTGATCACAGGAACCGGATACCATGCACCTCAGAAGATATATACATCTGTTGGAGAGGCGGGTGGCAGATCAGTCTTTGAGAATCAGTACGCACTTCCATTTGGATATCTGTATGATAAAGAATGGAATCAGGAAGAAGTAAAAGAAATGTCCGGACTGGACAAAACACTGGCTTCTTTGTCTGGCTTTTATTATACGGATGCAGAGGAGACGTCTTCTTATCAGAAGGCGGACCTTCCGGAGCAAACAGACCTGTCGCTGCTGGATTATGCGGATACAGCGACTGACTGTACGATGGAGAAAGGATCAGAAGGCATTACCGTGAGCAATCTCGGCGCAGATCCAAATGTTGTATTTCCAGGCGTGGCGTCCTGTTTTGCAGACAACGACAAGTTGTATGGACTTTCACTGACAGTAGACGCACCTGATGAAACAGAAATGGCTGTTTATTATCAGACAGAGGGAGATGAAGGCTTCTCTGCGGAGAAAGTTTACACATTTAAAGTCACTGAGGACAACAGGACATGGGAACATCTTGTACCTGGGGGAATCACAGAGCTTCGTGTAGATGTAAGTTCTCCGGTTGAATCAGCAGTGATAAATAATTTCGAATTAAAATCCTGCGATATTACGGAAAGTGGTTATACAGCATTGAAGGAATCCGGAGTTGATGAGGTGACATTTTCTGACAGTACATATCAGGCACAGGTAACAAACGATGCATCTGAGAACAAAATGCTGTGTGTTCCGCTGTTCTATCAGAAGGGATGGACTGCACAGATCGATGGAGAGGATGCCGGTGTGTATAATATCAATGAAGGTATGTGCGGAGTGGAAGTTCCGTCTGGAACTCATGAGATTGTATTAAAATATGAAACACCATACCAAAACTATGGCGTGGGAATGACAATCATTGGAATTATAATTTTTATACTGGCCTTTAGTCAGAATTTATATAAATTTTTTGTAAAGTTGTGTTAA
- a CDS encoding CDP-alcohol phosphatidyltransferase family protein — translation MNYLKQSKHLWIIPAYGIFYMISFMLMEQSDVKIHMIHSLADDKIPFCPYFIIPYVLWYFFLIGTVIYFAVFCPSKKEYYQYLGTLGVGMTLFLLISYVYPNGQHLRPDLGSTGGGVFISVIRFLYKIDTPTNIFPSMHVFNATASCIALYQNERCRKNKLFTVSQIILTISIVLSTMFLKQHSVADVMTALILNILCYQLFYRVLPARKERLAEVLTRREICTVPNLLSTLRLCLAVVFFGIFERYGVGEYRTVLVLLILAAAATDVLDGRIARSFNSISQVGRILDPVADKAMQGVMIAYLIPRYPLAKLVLILFVIKECYMTVTGWKVLMETKETIEAQWHGKLNTAVTYVVVLILLAGPRLPYSTSNVLIGACAVCMAMSLSMYAAQFREMLEHQNGRYQRKMQGGFSGN, via the coding sequence TTGAATTATCTGAAACAATCAAAGCATTTGTGGATCATACCTGCTTATGGAATTTTTTATATGATCTCGTTTATGCTGATGGAGCAGAGCGATGTAAAAATACATATGATTCATTCATTAGCTGATGATAAGATTCCGTTTTGCCCGTATTTTATTATTCCATATGTACTCTGGTACTTTTTCCTGATCGGAACAGTGATTTATTTTGCGGTATTCTGCCCGAGCAAAAAAGAATATTATCAATATCTCGGAACTCTGGGTGTAGGTATGACACTGTTTCTGCTGATCTCTTATGTATATCCGAACGGACAGCATCTGAGACCGGATCTTGGCAGTACCGGAGGCGGTGTGTTTATTAGTGTGATACGTTTTTTGTATAAAATTGATACACCTACCAATATTTTCCCAAGCATGCATGTATTTAATGCAACAGCAAGCTGTATCGCCTTATATCAAAATGAACGGTGCAGGAAAAATAAATTGTTCACGGTAAGTCAGATCATACTTACAATATCGATCGTTTTATCAACGATGTTCCTGAAACAGCACAGTGTGGCAGATGTTATGACTGCACTGATCCTGAATATTCTTTGTTATCAGCTGTTTTACAGAGTGCTTCCTGCAAGAAAGGAACGCCTGGCAGAAGTACTTACACGCAGAGAGATCTGTACGGTTCCGAATCTGCTCAGCACACTTCGACTGTGTTTGGCAGTTGTATTCTTTGGAATATTTGAGAGATATGGTGTAGGAGAGTACCGTACGGTACTTGTACTGCTCATTCTTGCCGCTGCGGCAACAGATGTTCTGGACGGCAGAATTGCCAGATCCTTTAACAGTATCAGCCAGGTCGGACGTATTCTGGATCCGGTGGCAGATAAGGCTATGCAGGGTGTGATGATTGCGTATCTGATTCCAAGATATCCACTGGCGAAGCTTGTGCTGATCCTGTTTGTGATAAAAGAGTGTTATATGACAGTTACAGGGTGGAAAGTACTGATGGAGACAAAAGAAACGATTGAGGCACAGTGGCATGGTAAGCTGAATACAGCAGTAACTTATGTAGTTGTACTGATCCTGCTGGCAGGACCGAGACTTCCATATTCTACATCTAATGTACTGATTGGAGCCTGTGCAGTCTGCATGGCAATGTCTCTGAGTATGTATGCAGCGCAGTTTCGCGAAATGCTGGAACACCAGAATGGAAGATATCAGCGGAAAATGCAGGGCGGTTTCAGTGGTAATTAA
- a CDS encoding DnaJ C-terminal domain-containing protein: MAKRDYYEVLGVGRDADAKAIKRAYRKLAKKYHPDMNPGDKQAEQKFKEVTEAYNVLSDTEKKKLYDQYGFAAFEEGSGNPYGAGGQNGTGGGFHGGFGGFDFGQGGNGYHEYHFENSNMGDMGDIFGDIFGNMFHGQKNSGYSRQSSGFGGQGFHSGFGGSGFGGHTQEKGSDLRSEVSISFEDAAFGCDKMIRLSDPSGSDSQTLQVHVPAGIENGKSIRLKGKGNPGFNGGEAGDLLLKVNIQPKPGYERNGMDVYTTTEIPFTTAVFGGEAKVSTLYGDVICRIPEGAQTGRKIRLKGKGIVSMKNPSVHGDQYVTIRIQVPQNLSPEAKEKLREFQQVCRNDERKRRGSVA, encoded by the coding sequence ATGGCTAAGAGAGATTATTATGAAGTCCTTGGAGTCGGAAGAGATGCCGATGCCAAGGCGATCAAACGTGCATACAGAAAACTTGCAAAAAAATATCATCCGGATATGAATCCTGGTGATAAACAGGCAGAACAGAAATTTAAAGAAGTTACAGAAGCTTACAATGTATTAAGTGATACAGAAAAGAAGAAATTATACGATCAGTATGGTTTTGCTGCATTTGAAGAGGGCAGTGGAAATCCATATGGAGCCGGTGGACAGAATGGGACCGGAGGCGGTTTTCATGGAGGCTTTGGAGGATTTGACTTTGGTCAGGGCGGCAATGGTTATCATGAGTATCATTTTGAAAATAGTAATATGGGTGATATGGGAGATATTTTCGGAGATATCTTTGGAAATATGTTCCATGGTCAGAAAAACAGTGGATACAGTCGTCAGAGCAGTGGATTTGGCGGACAGGGCTTTCACAGTGGTTTCGGAGGAAGCGGATTTGGAGGGCATACCCAGGAAAAAGGCAGTGACCTCAGGTCTGAAGTAAGTATCAGCTTTGAAGATGCTGCATTTGGATGCGATAAAATGATCCGTCTTTCGGATCCGTCAGGAAGCGATTCCCAGACACTGCAGGTACATGTTCCGGCAGGTATCGAAAATGGCAAGAGCATCCGTCTGAAGGGAAAAGGAAATCCTGGATTTAACGGAGGAGAAGCCGGAGATCTTTTGTTGAAAGTAAATATTCAGCCAAAGCCAGGATACGAACGGAATGGTATGGATGTCTATACAACAACAGAAATTCCATTCACAACAGCTGTTTTTGGCGGCGAGGCAAAAGTCTCTACATTGTACGGGGATGTGATCTGCCGTATTCCGGAAGGTGCTCAGACAGGAAGGAAGATCCGTCTGAAGGGCAAAGGTATCGTTTCGATGAAAAATCCATCTGTTCATGGTGATCAGTATGTGACGATCCGAATTCAGGTGCCACAGAACCTCAGCCCGGAAGCAAAAGAAAAGTTAAGAGAATTTCAGCAGGTCTGCAGAAATGATGAACGGAAAAGAAGAGGAAGCGTAGCATAA
- a CDS encoding ATP-binding protein — protein MNIKEAKQELLQTIQVYTRKDSNGHYLLPSVRQRPILLIGPPGIGKTAIMEQAARKCGIGLVAYTITHHTRQSAVGLPVIVKKNFQGKEYSVTEYTMSEIIASVYEKIEETGCKEGILFIDEINCVSETLVPTMLQFLQNKTFGTHPVPSGWIIAAAGNPVEYNKSAREFDIVTLDRVKRIDIEPDLNVWKEYASAKGLHPSVLSYLSLKREHFYHIENTADRICFVTARGWEDLSAILYGYEDMHFAPDENLIRQYLQDEEIARDFGAYYQLYAKYRQDYRIPEILSGSLDESVVESLCTLAAHAPTDERLTVAGLLLDGWNTLFLKFREEDQFAVALQSVLRQARASLLEGNTLAAFTEQYRTSQKIRLENHLLDRMETDCTERIARILEQSLSLTQQERISAPEEVIAILRHALEENVKIRQDTVNRTSLALHLGFSFAESAFGDGPEILFLISDLSHNANAVSFISHFGCEEYFRFNKKLKFQEERQNLLQEIDSVIRTV, from the coding sequence ATGAATATCAAAGAAGCAAAACAGGAACTTCTCCAAACCATACAAGTCTATACTCGTAAAGATTCCAATGGCCATTATCTCCTGCCATCTGTCAGACAACGACCGATTCTCCTGATCGGGCCGCCCGGTATCGGCAAAACAGCGATTATGGAACAGGCCGCCAGAAAATGTGGAATCGGACTGGTTGCTTATACAATTACACATCATACACGCCAGAGTGCTGTCGGTCTCCCTGTCATTGTAAAAAAGAATTTTCAGGGAAAAGAATATTCCGTAACAGAATACACCATGAGCGAGATCATTGCTTCTGTTTATGAAAAGATAGAAGAAACCGGCTGTAAAGAAGGAATCCTTTTTATCGATGAGATCAACTGTGTATCCGAAACGCTGGTTCCCACTATGCTGCAGTTTCTGCAAAATAAAACATTTGGTACCCATCCGGTTCCATCCGGCTGGATCATTGCTGCCGCCGGAAATCCTGTTGAATACAATAAATCTGCCAGAGAATTTGATATTGTCACTCTGGACCGCGTAAAACGAATCGATATTGAACCAGATCTCAATGTATGGAAAGAATATGCATCTGCAAAAGGGCTTCATCCTTCTGTTCTTTCTTACCTGAGTTTAAAAAGAGAACATTTTTACCATATTGAGAATACGGCGGACCGCATCTGTTTCGTCACTGCACGTGGCTGGGAAGATCTTTCTGCAATTTTATACGGATATGAGGATATGCATTTTGCTCCGGATGAAAACCTGATCCGTCAGTATCTGCAGGATGAAGAGATTGCAAGAGATTTTGGTGCTTATTACCAGCTTTACGCAAAATATCGTCAGGATTACCGGATTCCTGAAATTCTCTCCGGATCCCTTGATGAATCCGTTGTAGAGTCACTCTGCACGCTGGCAGCCCATGCCCCAACAGATGAACGTCTTACTGTTGCCGGGCTTCTTCTGGATGGATGGAACACCTTATTTCTGAAATTCCGGGAAGAAGACCAGTTCGCAGTCGCCCTTCAGAGCGTACTCCGTCAGGCCAGAGCCTCACTTCTTGAAGGAAATACGCTTGCTGCTTTTACAGAACAATATCGAACTTCTCAAAAAATCCGCCTGGAAAACCATCTGCTTGACCGCATGGAAACAGACTGCACGGAACGTATTGCCCGAATTCTTGAGCAAAGTCTCTCCCTCACTCAGCAGGAACGTATTTCTGCTCCGGAAGAAGTAATCGCGATCCTGCGTCACGCTCTGGAGGAAAATGTCAAGATCCGACAGGATACTGTAAACCGCACTTCTCTGGCGCTGCATCTTGGCTTTTCTTTTGCTGAGTCGGCTTTTGGTGATGGACCTGAAATTTTGTTTCTGATCTCAGATCTCAGTCATAACGCAAATGCAGTATCTTTCATTAGTCATTTTGGCTGTGAAGAATATTTTCGTTTCAATAAAAAGCTGAAATTTCAGGAAGAACGGCAGAATCTTCTCCAGGAAATTGATTCTGTTATAAGGACAGTCTGA